AGAGAGCATCCAGTTAGCAAAAGAACTTTTCTTTAGACTTATTTCAGAAATCAGAATCATTAAATCATGTAGTTCATAAGTCAGgcttttgttatgttttgattgACATAATCAATAGAAAGTAAACTGAATAATTCAGGTATGATGTTTAACACTATCAATGTCTTAGCCAGCCCAAATTTTTATCAAACTTTCATTTTAGAAGATTTCAAGGGCACCTCTCATGTCTTTCCCCAAGACCAGACTGCATATTTGTCATCCGGGAAACTTGGTAATGCCACATGATACTAATGAATTGCGGGTTTAGTCAATTACAACAAAGTAATAGCAGAAGAGCCAACACAACGATAAAACACCTAAAACAGTAAGAAACAGCAAAATATTCAAACAGGATAGGCCATCCGACACAAACAGATTCAACCTCACAGAGAAACCATACAGAAAAGCCAACAAATAACTTAGGAAGAGTAGAGGTAAATTGATTCTTCATTGAAGCGGGAGCATACAAAAGGGAAGTTGGAGTATAGTAGAACGGCCCAGGGAAACAGAAATTGGGCATATAGATAGGATATGATATTGGGAGACACGCTTTTGTGCTAATGACAGCACATGGAAACAGAAATTGGACATACAGATAGGAAGTTATTCGATTTCCTtacacaacaacaacaacatgaTGACAGGTAAACACCACACACTACCATCTTACTAACCAGCCCGTGCtctatttcaaaagaaatgcagATTAAAAGGTGTGATGGTACCTGGAGAAGCCGCCAAGGTGACTCGGGCCAGCGCAGGGGATCGGCAACCTGCACAGAAGAAATGGTTCCCATGAACCAACTTATCCGCGAAGAATCTTCAGTTTCAAAAGCCATCTTGAACCTCATTCCCGCACACCACCGGATCTGCAATGCTGCTTTCACCATCGAAGCCTTCACGCAGAACTCCGGCGTGCTCGCTCGAGGATAGTAAACAACCTCGAATGCCTTCCCATTGGCAGCAAGAGTTGCAGCTTCAATAACCGATTCGGGCCTCACTTTCCCCCTAACCATCAGATTCCCATTCGAGCTTGAACCGTTTCCATTACTGTTACAATTCCTCATTAGTTTGCTCTCACCATCTCTCAAGAATGCCGAAAACCCACCATATGGCATGGCGCAACTCCCACCTGCGGGGTTCCACCCGGACGTCATCTCCGGTCCACCACCAATTCCCCTCTTGGCCCGCCTAATGCCAACACAAAGATCGCCATTCTCAGCCCTCAAAAACACTATCGAATCCCCCGCAACAAGCTTCTTATGGTTCACAAAAGTACTCCATCCCGTCGTCAAAAGATGCCGCCTAGGCGTTCCCCTGTAGATGTGCCTAAACTTCCACGTTTCTCCATGAACATCCTTAGCTAAAATGGTCTGAACAGGGGGATCCGCCGAGTAATCCAGCCGCGGAAAGATCGTCTCCGCGCAGTACCGTGGAACAGAAAAACCCCCACCATTGTTCGCATCCGATTGAGTCAGCGTCTTTGCAAAGGAGGCCGGTTTTTCTTGCGCTTCAGACCCATTAATCCCTCCAATCCCATCATCTTCAAAGTCCAGCTCATTGGCATTCACCGGAACCAGTCTCATCTTGGTGAAAACCTCATCGGTCTCGGGATCGGCCATGTATTTCACAGCACAAACTCTGCAGGGAATAAACGGCACAACCCTCGGGCAGCTCCGGAAATCGACATTTCCGCAGGCATGCTCGGCGTGCCCCTGAGGGAAGTAGAAGACCTTGGCGTTGACCGAGGGCATTTGCACCATTCCACCGGCGCAGGCATGCCATAGTTGAGGATCTAAGCACTTTTCCACCTCCTTTAACTTCTCCTTCGAATCCATAAATGTAATCATTTCAGTTCAGAGATTTTGTACCAATTCGCAGTTAATTCACTGATTTTCAGAGCATGAAAACCCTCTCCTTTTTTATGGTTATCTCTTAGTAAACTCTGCAACCACGTAAAACACGATAATTAGTCCAAAGCTTGggaaaacaataacaaaaaaaaatctcgagaaAAAGTGAATCAATGAGTTTGATCATTGAATTTTAAATTGGGTAATTGATTTACCTTCCAGAAAATATATGATCAAAGCgaaaaactgaaaatttgaTATCAGCTGGCACTACTTGAAAACATTAAACCGAGATAGGAGTTCCAGAATCTCCTTCCCAAAACCCCCTAAGAAGCAAAGCGAGGATTCTAACGGAATACGAAACCAAAAGCCGCAATTCCACGGAATCCCAACATTGCGAAAGCTTTCTTTTCTCTGAATTCAGTTGTGAGTAGCTTCACGTcccttttttagtttttgtcaGCAACCTCGATGAGCATCGAAAATCTAGCTTTGCAGAAATCGAAACCCCTACGCTGTTGCTCTCTCAACCGGCCGGAAATTAGCGTTGTGCACCCGGAGACAAATAAACagagtgattttttttctcacacTCTACTTCCAATTCACCGAGTCTCGAAGCAGATAGTCGTCCACAGTCTTTGTTTTGTAGCTTGAAATGAGCAAGATCTGCCCCAGCACTCACACACATGCCCACAATTGCCGTTCTCTTACACTATCTCCGAtcgaaaggaaaacaaaatcaaaataaattctttagaataaaaaaaaaaaaatccgcaACTAACTAC
This genomic interval from Juglans regia cultivar Chandler chromosome 3, Walnut 2.0, whole genome shotgun sequence contains the following:
- the LOC109004302 gene encoding auxin response factor 18-like → MITFMDSKEKLKEVEKCLDPQLWHACAGGMVQMPSVNAKVFYFPQGHAEHACGNVDFRSCPRVVPFIPCRVCAVKYMADPETDEVFTKMRLVPVNANELDFEDDGIGGINGSEAQEKPASFAKTLTQSDANNGGGFSVPRYCAETIFPRLDYSADPPVQTILAKDVHGETWKFRHIYRGTPRRHLLTTGWSTFVNHKKLVAGDSIVFLRAENGDLCVGIRRAKRGIGGGPEMTSGWNPAGGSCAMPYGGFSAFLRDGESKLMRNCNSNGNGSSSNGNLMVRGKVRPESVIEAATLAANGKAFEVVYYPRASTPEFCVKASMVKAALQIRWCAGMRFKMAFETEDSSRISWFMGTISSVQVADPLRWPESPWRLLQVTWDEPDLLQNVKCVSPWLVELVSNIPAMHLSPFSPPRKKLRLPQLPDFPLDGQLHMPTFSGNLLGPSSPFSCLPENIPAGMQGARHAHYGLSLSDLHLNKLQSGLFPAGFPRLDHTATPARAPNNSIFQKPSMSENVSCFLTMAHSQTPKKPDDVKSPQFVLFGQPILTEQQISLSCSGDTVSPVGTGNSSSDGNADKVTNFSDGSGCAHNRGIVERSSCEGLQWYKDNCQETEPNLETGHCKVFMESEDVGRSLDLSLLGSYEELYRKLANMFSIENSETLSQVLYRDTTGAVKLMGDEPFSDFMKTARRLTILMDSSSDNVGM